The proteins below are encoded in one region of Paenacidovorax monticola:
- a CDS encoding winged helix DNA-binding protein, with translation MKPASRARPEAEPIVSSAHLVSTRSAEMSEFEFGLIVAGNAFHRWIVHCMAAAGLRDLTPLDVVVLHHVTHRARDKRLADICFIMNVEDTHLVNYSLKKLQGLGVVASRKNGKEVTYAATESGRAHVQRYREIRENCLIDALQADDALNRDIGELARLLRVLSGMYDQAARAAASL, from the coding sequence ATGAAGCCTGCGTCCCGCGCCCGCCCCGAGGCGGAGCCCATCGTCTCGTCCGCGCATCTGGTGTCCACCCGGAGCGCGGAGATGAGCGAGTTCGAGTTCGGCCTCATCGTGGCCGGCAACGCGTTCCACCGCTGGATCGTGCATTGCATGGCGGCGGCGGGGCTGCGCGACCTCACGCCGCTCGACGTGGTGGTGCTGCACCACGTCACGCACCGTGCGCGGGACAAGCGCTTGGCTGACATCTGTTTCATCATGAACGTGGAGGACACGCACCTCGTGAACTACTCGCTCAAGAAGCTGCAGGGCCTGGGCGTGGTGGCCTCGCGCAAGAACGGCAAGGAGGTGACCTACGCGGCCACCGAGTCGGGGCGCGCCCACGTGCAGCGCTACCGCGAGATCCGCGAGAACTGCCTCATCGACGCGCTGCAGGCCGACGACGCGCTCAACCGCGACATCGGCGAGCTGGCGCGCCTGCTGCGCGTGCTCTCGGGCATGTACGACCAGGCGGCGCGCGCCGCGGCGTCGCTTTGA